A genomic segment from Nodularia sphaerocarpa UHCC 0038 encodes:
- the rppB gene encoding two-component system sensor histidine kinase RppB yields the protein MNENKLFRQTRLRLSLWYALVMAVIFSLCEYGVYRVVSHTQWVTLNRELESVAGTLHDSIELKLQEPGKLSPVMRQLLPNICAVGEGCIQVQSSSQRHVLSAINQSNYYVRFFDNSRRLIAIAGAYPKGLSSEFNQESWQTLKDNQGVIYQQISFVLHTQDNRDWGYIQVGRSLEDFNTYLETIKLTLALGLPIALGLVGFASWWLSGLAMRPIYLSYQQVQQFTADAAHELRTPLAATQATVESTLLMSELDETEAREILNTIQRQNQRLTTLVTDLLLLTRLDRQAVPTQYNLCCLNDIINDLIEEFAALAIASNVKLISQVAMSASLNVLGNEDQLYRLFSNLIVNAIQYTPAGGKVTIDLHRNEYYAVIEVQDTGIGIPNSETARIFDRFYRINSDRSRKTGGSGLGLAIAQAIVHAHKGSIDVHSELKTGSKFTVKLPFKNSPKKNFPPFMKGLPKKHPTT from the coding sequence ATGAATGAGAATAAGCTGTTTCGACAGACGCGGTTACGTTTGAGTTTGTGGTATGCGCTGGTGATGGCTGTGATTTTCAGTCTGTGCGAGTATGGGGTTTATAGGGTGGTTTCTCATACTCAATGGGTAACTTTAAATCGTGAGTTGGAATCTGTGGCGGGAACTCTACATGATAGTATTGAGTTGAAGTTACAGGAACCTGGGAAGTTGTCACCTGTGATGCGGCAACTTTTACCTAATATTTGTGCAGTTGGTGAAGGTTGTATTCAAGTACAGTCAAGTTCTCAGCGTCATGTTTTAAGTGCTATTAATCAAAGTAATTATTATGTGCGGTTTTTTGATAATTCTAGACGTTTGATTGCTATTGCTGGTGCTTATCCGAAGGGTTTATCTTCTGAGTTTAATCAGGAAAGTTGGCAAACTTTGAAGGACAATCAAGGTGTAATTTATCAACAAATTTCTTTTGTTCTGCACACTCAAGATAATCGCGATTGGGGTTATATTCAAGTTGGGCGAAGTCTGGAAGATTTTAATACATATCTGGAAACGATAAAATTAACTTTGGCTTTGGGTTTACCAATAGCTTTGGGTTTGGTGGGTTTTGCTAGTTGGTGGTTATCAGGTTTGGCTATGCGGCCGATTTATCTTTCATACCAGCAAGTGCAACAATTTACCGCCGACGCAGCGCACGAGTTACGCACACCTTTAGCCGCAACACAAGCGACGGTAGAATCTACGCTTTTGATGTCTGAACTCGATGAGACGGAGGCGCGGGAGATTCTCAACACTATACAACGTCAAAATCAACGACTCACAACTTTGGTGACAGATTTATTGTTGCTGACTCGTTTAGACCGTCAAGCTGTCCCAACGCAATATAATTTGTGTTGTTTGAATGATATTATTAATGACTTGATTGAGGAATTTGCGGCATTAGCGATCGCCTCTAATGTAAAATTGATTTCTCAGGTGGCAATGTCTGCATCTCTAAATGTTCTGGGTAACGAAGACCAACTTTATCGCCTATTTTCTAATTTAATTGTCAATGCCATTCAATACACACCAGCAGGGGGAAAAGTCACTATTGACTTACACCGCAATGAATATTATGCTGTAATTGAGGTGCAGGATACAGGTATTGGTATTCCTAACTCAGAAACTGCGAGAATTTTTGATCGTTTCTATCGAATTAATAGCGATCGCTCTCGTAAAACTGGCGGTTCAGGATTAGGACTAGCGATCGCTCAAGCAATTGTTCATGCACATAAAGGTAGTATAGATGTACACAGTGAATTAAAAACAGGTAGTAAATTCACTGTAAAACTACCCTTCAAGAATAGCCCCAAAAAAAATTTCCCTCCCTTCATGAAGGGACTTCCAAAAAAACACCCAACCACCTAA
- a CDS encoding TIGR03885 family FMN-dependent LLM class oxidoreductase, which yields MAFFGYHASHEQFKPSALLEYVQAAHQAGFSRISCSDHFHPWSDRQGESGYAWSWLGAAMQATPLNFGVVCAPGQRYHPAIIAQAAATLSEMFPERFWLALGSGQALNEQITGDFWPAKAVRNMRLKECAEMIRSLWTGESVTHYGLVNVEQAKLYTRPAIAPLIIGAAITPATAEWLGSWADGLITISHPYESLKEVVEAFRRGGGEGKPMYLKVQLSYAADETTALEGAYDQWRTNIFPSSILTDLRNPKQFEAIAQFVKPEDMYKYVRISADPQQHIDWLQKDIELGFNEIYLHNVNRQQQNFIEVFGKQVIPVFEGTN from the coding sequence ATGGCATTTTTTGGCTATCACGCCTCTCACGAGCAATTTAAGCCCAGCGCTCTTTTAGAATATGTCCAAGCAGCGCATCAAGCTGGATTTAGTCGTATATCTTGTTCTGATCATTTTCATCCGTGGAGCGATCGCCAGGGCGAAAGCGGTTATGCTTGGTCTTGGCTAGGTGCAGCAATGCAGGCTACACCGTTGAATTTTGGTGTGGTTTGCGCCCCCGGACAGCGCTATCACCCGGCTATTATCGCCCAAGCTGCGGCTACTTTGAGTGAAATGTTCCCCGAACGGTTTTGGCTAGCACTGGGTAGTGGACAGGCTTTAAATGAGCAGATTACAGGGGATTTTTGGCCGGCGAAAGCTGTACGGAATATGCGGCTCAAAGAATGTGCTGAGATGATCCGCTCCCTGTGGACTGGTGAAAGTGTGACTCACTACGGTTTGGTAAATGTGGAACAAGCAAAGCTTTATACCAGACCAGCAATAGCACCCTTAATTATTGGCGCAGCAATTACTCCAGCTACTGCGGAATGGTTAGGAAGTTGGGCGGATGGACTGATTACTATTTCTCACCCTTATGAAAGCTTGAAGGAAGTTGTAGAAGCATTTCGCCGGGGTGGTGGCGAAGGAAAACCAATGTATTTAAAAGTACAGCTTTCCTATGCAGCCGATGAAACTACAGCTTTAGAGGGAGCTTATGATCAATGGCGGACAAATATTTTCCCAAGTTCTATATTAACAGACCTCCGCAATCCCAAGCAATTTGAGGCGATCGCTCAATTTGTTAAACCAGAAGATATGTATAAATATGTCCGCATATCAGCAGATCCGCAACAGCATATTGATTGGTTGCAGAAAGATATTGAACTCGGCTTTAACGAAATTTATCTGCACAACGTTAACCGCCAACAGCAGAATTTTATCGAAGTTTTTGGTAAGCAGGTAATTCCAGTTTTTGAAGGTACTAATTAA
- a CDS encoding glycogen debranching N-terminal domain-containing protein, with amino-acid sequence MRVTVGPPILMINHGSTFMSTDLGGEINPHSNLGLFSDDTRFLSHYACYVDGKPWIRLTSATTTYYAARIYLINPQFISRAGKVDQGDLSLIISRTVEEGIHEDLDITNNASYPANFNLEIALGSDFADIFEVESQKCVRRGHIETRWQEAENKLETSYKNDSFYRCLIYQPCNFTSPPHYANGRIIFEISLEPSQTWHACCKYNLIDNQHVRQAVDLCYQDMVNPTNINTEIERLHCRWRDSVTGIVCANEDVVRLYRQSIEDLGSLRLYDYDFEPDIWLPAAGVPKFVTLFGRDSLIISLQNMIVHPGFARGALQKLGQLQATELDDWRDAQPGKILHELRQGELAYFGKVPHTPYYGTADATPLFLITLHETWKWLGDDLLLQENRDIALRCLEWIDNYGDLDGDGFQEYQTQSSGGIENQGWKDSGDAVVYPDGSQVKAPKALCELQGYVFDAWMRMAEVFDVLDEGNFARQLRTKAAKLQVSFEEHFWSEDLDCYVFCLDPEKKQVRSLTSNAGHCLWSGIASPERAARVVKRLMQPDMCSGWGVRTLSTKNEAYNPYSYHLGSIWPHDNGIIAMGFKRYGFAAEVAEVAHSIFDAAKYFASYRLPELFAGIKREPGAFPVPYIEANVPQGWAAASVFQLIQAMLGLQADAPNGLLYVDPHLPKWLPEIELQHVEIGNSRVDLQFWRKGEITHWDAVVKSGEVEVKQQIWQPWSIIY; translated from the coding sequence ATGCGAGTAACTGTTGGTCCACCAATTCTGATGATTAATCATGGTAGTACCTTTATGTCCACTGACTTGGGGGGAGAAATCAATCCCCATAGTAATTTAGGACTTTTTTCAGACGATACCAGATTTTTAAGTCACTATGCTTGTTACGTTGATGGTAAACCCTGGATTCGCTTAACTTCCGCAACCACAACATATTATGCAGCAAGGATTTATCTGATCAATCCCCAGTTCATTTCTAGAGCAGGTAAAGTTGATCAAGGTGATTTATCCTTAATCATTAGCCGGACAGTAGAAGAGGGAATACATGAGGATTTGGACATTACAAATAATGCTTCCTACCCTGCCAACTTTAATCTAGAAATTGCTTTGGGTTCCGACTTTGCGGATATTTTTGAAGTGGAATCACAGAAATGTGTGCGTCGGGGACATATTGAAACCAGATGGCAAGAAGCAGAAAATAAATTAGAAACGAGCTATAAAAATGACAGCTTTTACCGTTGTTTGATTTACCAACCTTGTAATTTTACATCCCCACCTCACTATGCAAACGGTCGGATTATTTTTGAGATATCATTAGAACCGAGTCAAACTTGGCACGCCTGCTGTAAATATAATTTAATTGATAATCAGCACGTGCGCCAAGCGGTTGATTTGTGTTATCAAGACATGGTAAATCCCACTAACATTAATACGGAAATTGAAAGGCTGCATTGTCGATGGCGTGACTCGGTAACTGGTATTGTCTGCGCTAATGAGGATGTAGTGCGACTTTATCGCCAGTCAATTGAAGATTTAGGTTCACTGCGATTATATGACTACGATTTTGAACCTGATATTTGGCTACCAGCAGCAGGTGTACCCAAGTTTGTAACTTTGTTTGGGCGTGACAGTTTGATTATTAGCCTGCAAAATATGATTGTTCATCCCGGTTTTGCTCGTGGGGCGCTGCAAAAATTAGGACAATTACAAGCTACTGAATTAGACGATTGGCGTGATGCTCAACCGGGTAAAATTCTTCATGAACTCCGCCAAGGTGAATTAGCATATTTTGGAAAAGTCCCCCATACTCCTTACTACGGTACTGCCGATGCGACACCTTTATTTCTGATTACTTTGCACGAAACTTGGAAGTGGTTGGGAGATGATTTATTATTGCAGGAAAATCGAGATATAGCATTGCGTTGTCTGGAATGGATTGATAATTATGGAGATTTAGACGGTGATGGATTTCAAGAGTATCAAACCCAATCATCTGGGGGAATTGAAAATCAAGGTTGGAAAGATTCTGGTGATGCGGTTGTTTATCCAGATGGAAGTCAAGTAAAAGCACCAAAGGCATTATGTGAGTTACAAGGCTATGTGTTTGATGCTTGGATGCGAATGGCGGAGGTGTTTGATGTTTTGGATGAAGGGAATTTTGCTAGACAATTACGCACGAAAGCTGCTAAACTACAAGTAAGTTTTGAAGAGCATTTCTGGAGTGAAGATTTGGACTGTTATGTTTTTTGTCTAGATCCAGAGAAGAAACAAGTGCGATCGCTGACTTCAAATGCAGGTCATTGTCTGTGGAGTGGTATCGCTAGCCCTGAACGTGCAGCCCGTGTGGTAAAGCGGCTAATGCAACCAGATATGTGCAGTGGTTGGGGTGTTCGCACTTTAAGCACCAAAAATGAAGCTTATAATCCTTATTCCTATCATTTAGGTTCAATTTGGCCTCATGATAACGGCATCATTGCAATGGGATTTAAACGTTATGGTTTTGCGGCAGAAGTAGCCGAAGTTGCTCACAGTATTTTTGATGCAGCCAAGTATTTTGCTAGTTATCGTTTACCAGAACTTTTTGCGGGAATTAAGCGGGAACCAGGAGCTTTCCCAGTTCCTTACATTGAAGCCAACGTGCCTCAAGGCTGGGCTGCTGCATCAGTTTTTCAGTTAATTCAAGCAATGCTGGGTTTACAAGCCGATGCGCCCAATGGGTTGCTTTACGTTGACCCACATTTACCAAAATGGCTACCGGAAATCGAACTTCAGCACGTAGAAATTGGTAACTCCCGTGTGGATTTGCAGTTTTGGCGTAAAGGTGAAATTACTCATTGGGATGCTGTGGTTAAATCTGGTGAGGTGGAGGTAAAACAGCAGATTTGGCAACCTTGGAGTATAATTTATTAA